One genomic region from Pyxicephalus adspersus chromosome 1, UCB_Pads_2.0, whole genome shotgun sequence encodes:
- the LOC140321744 gene encoding keratin, type II cytoskeletal 6A-like: MSASRQTTYSVGGTRKGTSSASVVANGANRNSFSSVSVVRSSSGGVGASRAGSGGFGSRSLYCLGGNKRISIPTGIQSNTGSASGFGAGYGAGAGASFGVGSGFGFGQEFGGSSGFPVCPPGGIQQVTINQSLLAPLNLEIDPQIQKVRTEEREQIKTLNNKFASFIDKVRFLEQQNKVLETKWKLLQEQGVKTVKNNIEPLFEAYISSLRRQLDSLVNDRTRLDGELKQMQDAVEEYKAKYEDEINKRTAAENEFVLLKKDVDAAYMTKVDLESKEAALTDEINFLRALYDAELAQMQGQISDTSVVLSMDNNRSLDLQSIINEVKAQYEEIAKKSREDAEAWYQIKYEELQMSAGQHGDDLKNTKTEIAELNRLINRLRSEIDNVKKQCTKLQTAIADAEQRGELAIKDAKEKLTGLEDALQKAKQDMARQLKDYQELMNVKLALDIEIATYRKLLEGEESRLAGEGVGQVNISVVSSGSGYSSGSGAGYGYGVGGGFGFGSGSGVNGGNGVCVSGGQAFGDGSFGVNSMRPTGFASGGGSNSSVKIVSKTTTASRRY; encoded by the exons ATGTCTGCATCACGCCAAACTACATACTCTGTTGGAGGAACAAGGAAAGGCACCAGCAGTGCTTCTGTTGTTGCAAATGGAGCAAACCGAAACAGCTTTAGCTCGGTCTCTGTTGTTCGTTCCAGTAGTGGAGGTGTTGGTGCTAGCCGTGCTGGCTCAGGTGGCTTTGGTAGCAGAAGTCTTTATTGTTTGGGAGGAAACAAAAGAATTTCCATTCCTACAGGCATACAGTCCAATACTGGAAGTGCTTCTGGATTTGGAGCTGGGTATGGAGCTGGAGCTGGAGCAAGCTTTGGCGTAGGTTCTGGGTTTGGCTTTGGTCAAGAATTTGGTGGTAGTTCTGGATTTCCTGTATGCCCACCAGGGGGAATTCAGCAAGTTACCATTAACCAAAGCCTATTAGCACCCCTCAATTTGGAAATTGACCCACAAATTCAAAAAGTACGCACAGAAGAAAGGGAACAAATTAAGACTTTGAACAACAAGTTTGCATCCTTCATTGATAAG GTCAGATTCTTGGAACAACAGAACAAAGTTCTTGAAACAAAATGGAAGCTTTTGCAAGAGCAAGGAGTCAAGACCGTGAAGAATAACATTGAGCCTCTCTTTGAAGCCTATATCTCCTCACTGCGGAGACAGCTGGACAGCTTAGTAAATGATAGGACACGTTTGGATGgagaattaaaacaaatgcaagaCGCTGTAGAAGAATATAAAGCCAA gtatGAAGATGAAATTAACAAGCGGACTGCAGCTGAGAATGAATTTGTGTTACTCAAAAAG GATGTGGATGCTGCCTACATGACTAAAGTGGACCTGGAATCCAAGGAGGCTGCTTTGACAGATGAGATCAACTTCCTCAGGGCCCTATATGATGCG GAACTTGCCCAGATGCAGGGTCAGATCTCTGATACCTCAGTGGTCCTTTCCATGGACAATAACAGAAGCCTAGACCTGCAGAGTATCATTAATGAAGTCAAAGCTCAGTATGAAGAGATTGCCAAGAAAAGCAGGGAAGATGCTGAGGCCTGGTATCAAATCAAA TACGAGGAGCTCCAGATGTCTGCTGGACAACATGGTGATGatcttaaaaacacaaaaactgaaaTTGCTGAGCTTAATCGCCTGATAAACAGACTGCGCTCTGAAATTGATAATGTGAAGAAACAG TGTACCAAACTCCAGACTGCAATTGCTGATGCTGAACAGCGTGGTGAGCTTGCAATAAAAGATGCCAAGGAAAAGCTTACAGGACTAGAAGATGCTCTACAGAAGGCCAAGCAGGATATGGCTCGCCAATTGAAAGACTATCAGGAACTGATGAATGTCAAACTGGCTCTGGATATTGAAATTGCTACCTACAGGAAACTATTGGAAGGAGAGGAGAGCAG gttggcTGGAGAAGGTGTTGGCCAAGTCAACATAT CTGTAGTAAGCTCAGGATCGGGATACAGTTCCGGAAGTGGAGCAGGCTATGGATATGGAGTTGGAGGTGGTTTCGGTTTTGGAAGTGGAAGCGGAGTTAATGGTGGAAATGGAGTCTGTGTTAGCGGTGGACAGGCCTTTGGCGATGGAAGCTTTGGTGTAAACAGCATGAGACCAACTGGCTTTGCGTCTGGTGGCGGCAGCAATTCAAGTGTAAAGATTGTATCAAAAACCACAACAGCTTCCCGAAGATACTGA